In Ornithinibacter aureus, the genomic stretch CACCACCGTCGAGGTTCGCCAGGCCGGCTTCGACAAGCCGATCAGCGTCCCGGTCACCCGCTGACCCGACAGACACGGAATCGGCGCAGGGAGGCGACGTCGCCTCCCTGCGCCGATTCGGTCGACGTCGATGGCCCCTAGTCGGTGAGGCGAGGGTCGGCCTCGATCTTCAGCTGCCCCCAACCGAAGCTGGGTGGCCCACCGCTGCCCGGGAAGGTGACGTCGAACTCCACCTCGCCGCACCGGCCCTTCTTCACCACGTCGTCCGGTGTCGGAGTGGGCGTCGGAGTGGGGGTCGCCGTCGACGACGGGGTCGGCGTGGGAGTCGGCTCGGGCTCGGGCGGCTCTGGCGCATCCGGGAGGACGCAGGGCCCCAGCCGGAGGTCGAGCTCGGCAACCGCCGAGGTGTCCTCCCTGCGACCGGACTCCAGCACTGCCTGGCTGCGCACCGTCACCTCGATGCGGTCCTGCACGGGGTAGTAGCAGTACGACGTGACGGTCGCGCCGTTGCGGGCGGCAAAGCTCTGAGCCTCGCCGCGGCCGAGGCCGCAGGGGATGCCGCCGCCGTCCCGCACGGCATCCTTGATCGCCTGTGGAGCGTCCCGGGCGATCGCCTGGGCACCCGCGAGCGCCGCGGCATCAGCAGCGGTCTGCAGCCCGGACACCTCATCGGTCGCGGAGACCAGGCGCGAGTAGGCCGTCACCCCCAGCGCGAGGAACAGGATGGCCATGGTGAGCACCAGCCACATGGCTGCCTGCCCGCTCTCGCTCGGCTCCTCGACACGCCGACCCGTCATCGGATCCCTCATGATCTCCCCCTGTGCCACGGACGATGCGTGAGTGGGGGGTGGACGACGTCCACCCCCCACCCACGCTGGATGATTAGGACGATCAGCCGCCCGGGGAGAACAGGTCGGTGATCGCCGTGCCGACGCTGGTGTCGACACCGGCGCCGTCGATGGCGCCCCAGATCAGGGCGACGACCAGAGCGGCGACGGCGATCATGCCGGCGTACTCGAGACCGGTCGCACCGGCCTCCTTGCGGTCACGGAGCGTGGTCAGGGCGGTGGTGAACTTTGCGCTGAGCTTGGCAGTCATTGGGTGTCCCCTCATCGGTGGTGCGGATCGGGCCTTGGTGCCCTTCGTGCTGACATGACCAACGTTATGAACCTCACGGCGTCGGCCACAGGGCCCACGGACCCAACTGCGGGCCCAACTGCGGGCCCACGTCGCGACCCCTCCGCAGACCCGGTCGGGGGCCCGGGCGACGGCCCACCCGCAGGCAGGTCATCGACCGAGCCACCGGACGATGGCCTCGGCCCTGGTGCTGACTCCCAGCGCGGCGAAGATCTGGTTGATGTGGTTCTTCACCGTCTTCTCCGCGAGGAACAGGTGCTTCGCGATGTCGGAGTTGGACCGGCCCTGCGCGATGAGGTCCATCACCTCGACCTGGCGGGCGCTCAGGCCGAGATCCCCTGCGGGCTCGGGCACCACGGCGACGGGGCCGCGCTGGATCGCTCGCATCGCGACGTCGGAGACGGGAGCCGCACCACTCGCGGTCGCCCGCACCATGTGCGCGAGCGACTCGGCGTCGAACGTCCCGTGGACCAGGTAGCCGGCCGCGCCGTCGGACATCGCCCGGTGGATGCTGGCGTCGTCATCCGTGAACGTCAGCATGAGCACCCTGGTCTGCCTCGCGATCTCGCTGACGATGGACAGGCCGTCACGACGCGGCATCCGCACGTCGAGCAGGAGCACGTCCGGGCGGGACGCACGCACCAGAGCCAGGGCCTCGTCCCCGTCGCCTGCCTGCCCGACGACCTCGAGCCCGGGATCGGTGCCGAGCAGGGCGAGCAGGCCCTTGCGCATGATGTCGCTGTCGTCGACGACACCGACGGTGACCGTCATCGCTCCACCCGGTGCAGCACCGGCACCCGGCACTCCACGAGCGTTCCGCGCCCCGGCTGCCCGGTGACCGTGCACCAGCCCCCCACGCGCGCCATCCGTTCCTGCATCCCGTCAACTCCATGGTGTCCGGCCGCCTGGGCGGCGCTGAGGGTGGCGGGCTCGAAGCCCGATCCGGTGTCGCGGACCGTCAGCGAGAGGAAGCCCTGGTCCTCGTGGAGCTCGACCGTCACCTCGCAGGGACCAGCGTGGCGGTGCACGTTGTCCAGGGACTCCCCCAGCACCGACAGCAGCTCGTAGCGCGTCGCCTCCTCGGCCGCGTCGACGTCGTCGATCAGCAGCTGCGGGTTCCGCCCTGTGCGCGCCGCCCAGCCCAGGACCACCTGGGACGCCGCCTCGGACAAGGTGCCCTCCGAGGTCTTGGCGCGCAGGTCGACCATGACGCCACGCACCTGGTGGACCGCCGTCGCTGCCATCTCCCTGATGGAGAGGGCCGACTCGGCGGCCCTTTCCGGATGCCGTTCGAGTTGCAGGGGAAGCGCCGTCGCGGTCATGGCGATGCCCTGCAGCGACTTCGCGAGGTTGTCGTGGAGCTCGCGGGCGACCTTGGTGCGTTCCTCGGTGGCGGCCGCGGTGGTCACGGCATCCCGCAGCGTCAGCTGGGCGCGCGCCTCGGACTCCACGGAACGGCGCATCGTCAGGCCGAGCAACCACAGCGTGACGTAGACGAAGGGGATCGTCACCCAGGAGGTGAAGGCCGGGGCCGAACCGTCGGCACCAAGCAGGGCCGCACCGACGTAGCAGGACACGAGGCTGATCATCACGATCGCGCCGCTGACGGGTTCGAGCCACAGCCCGAGGAGCAGCGCCGTGGTGAGGGCTGCCAGCAGCAGGGGGCTGTCGATCCCGTTCACCGCGACGATGCCTGCAAGGAGCAGCGCATCGGCCATGGCGATGAGCGGGTGCCTGCGGGCGAGGTCGAGCACGGAGGTGTTCATCAGCCCGTAGAAGCTCGTGAATCCCACGACGAGGAAGCCGATGGACGTCGCGAGCGACACCCGCGTCCCGCTGAGTACCAGGAGGCCCGTGGCCAGCCCGACGAGCCGCGCGAGCAGCGTCACCTGGGTGAGCTGTCGCAGCGGCATGGCC encodes the following:
- a CDS encoding sensor histidine kinase — protein: MDRPGHAGVAMPLRQLTQVTLLARLVGLATGLLVLSGTRVSLATSIGFLVVGFTSFYGLMNTSVLDLARRHPLIAMADALLLAGIVAVNGIDSPLLLAALTTALLLGLWLEPVSGAIVMISLVSCYVGAALLGADGSAPAFTSWVTIPFVYVTLWLLGLTMRRSVESEARAQLTLRDAVTTAAATEERTKVARELHDNLAKSLQGIAMTATALPLQLERHPERAAESALSIREMAATAVHQVRGVMVDLRAKTSEGTLSEAASQVVLGWAARTGRNPQLLIDDVDAAEEATRYELLSVLGESLDNVHRHAGPCEVTVELHEDQGFLSLTVRDTGSGFEPATLSAAQAAGHHGVDGMQERMARVGGWCTVTGQPGRGTLVECRVPVLHRVER
- a CDS encoding response regulator transcription factor, coding for MTVTVGVVDDSDIMRKGLLALLGTDPGLEVVGQAGDGDEALALVRASRPDVLLLDVRMPRRDGLSIVSEIARQTRVLMLTFTDDDASIHRAMSDGAAGYLVHGTFDAESLAHMVRATASGAAPVSDVAMRAIQRGPVAVVPEPAGDLGLSARQVEVMDLIAQGRSNSDIAKHLFLAEKTVKNHINQIFAALGVSTRAEAIVRWLGR